From Polynucleobacter ibericus:
ATTAGTATTGATCCATTCACCCGCACTGCAGTGGTTCAGCCAGGCGTACGTAACCTCGCCATCTCTGAAGCTGTTGCGCATCTTGGTTTGTATTACGCGCCAGATCCCTCTTCACAAATTGCTTGCTCTATTGGTGGCAACGTCAATGAAAACTCCGGTGGTGTGCACTGTCTGAAGTACGGCCTCACTCTACACAATGTTTTGCGTGTTCGCGGAATTCTGATGAATGGTGAGATTGTTGAATTCGGTGGTCTTGCACCCGATGCACCCGGACTCGATTTGTTGGCAATCATGATGGGTAGTGAAGGCATGCTTGCTGTAGTCACTGAGGTTACCATCAAATTGGTTGCGAAACCAAAATTAGCTCGCGTCATCATGGCCAGTTTTGACGACATTGAAAAAGGTGGTAACGCCGTTGCTGCCATCATTGCGGCTGGCATTATTCCCGCTGGACTAGAAATGATGGACAAAGCAACCACTCGCGCCGTCGAAGAGTTTGTACATGCAGGCTACGACCTTGATGCTGCCGCTATTTTGCTCTGTGAATCTGATGGTACACCAGAAGAAGTTGCTGAGGAAATTGAGCGCATGACCAAGGTGCTTGAAGAAGCTGGTGCGAGCGGTATTCAGATCTCGAAAGATGAAAGCGAGCGCTTAAAGTTTTGGAGCGGTCGTAAAAATGCTTTCCCAGCAGCCGGTCGCTTAGCGCCTGACTACTACTGTATGGACGGCACCATTCCTCGCCGTCACATTGCTACCCTGCTTAAGCGTATTCAAGGTATGGAAGAGAAATATGGTCTTGGGTGTTTAAACGTATTTCATGCTGGGGATGGGAATATGCATCCACTAATTTTGTTTAATGGCGCCGATCAAGATGAATGGCATCGTGCAGAAGAATTCGGGACTGAAATTTTAGAAGCCTGCGTAGAACTCGGTGGCACCATCACGGGTGAGCACGGCGTTGGTATTGAAAAGATTAACTCAATGTGTGTTCAATTTGGCGAAGGTGAACGCGAATCCTTCTGGGGTGTTAAGAGCGCCTTTGATCCAGAGAAACTACTCAATCCAGATAAGGCCATTCCAACTTTAAATCGTTGTGCGGAATATGGACGCATGCGTATTAGCGGTGGTCAACTACCCCACCCCGAATTGGAGCGCTTCTAATGAGTCACTCCAATCCACACATCGACGCATTTTGCGAACAAATTCTGAACGCAGCCAAGAGCAATACTAAACTTTCCATCGAAGGTGGTGGTACAAAGTCTTGGTATGGGAATCCAAATAACCATGCCAAGCTTGATACACGCACTTACTCAGGTATCTTGGAATATCAACCAGAGGAACTCGTGATTACAGCTTGTGCTGGTACACCACTTAAAGAAATTGAAGCAGCGCTCAAAGAAAAAAAT
This genomic window contains:
- a CDS encoding FAD-linked oxidase C-terminal domain-containing protein encodes the protein MVTPPPDLAAISALQSKLVAALRPLLPEHALLWEPEDTIPYECDGLAAYRRMPLAVALPETEEQVAQILKICYAMQVPVVPRGSGTGLSGGAMPLSQGLVLSLAKLKKIISIDPFTRTAVVQPGVRNLAISEAVAHLGLYYAPDPSSQIACSIGGNVNENSGGVHCLKYGLTLHNVLRVRGILMNGEIVEFGGLAPDAPGLDLLAIMMGSEGMLAVVTEVTIKLVAKPKLARVIMASFDDIEKGGNAVAAIIAAGIIPAGLEMMDKATTRAVEEFVHAGYDLDAAAILLCESDGTPEEVAEEIERMTKVLEEAGASGIQISKDESERLKFWSGRKNAFPAAGRLAPDYYCMDGTIPRRHIATLLKRIQGMEEKYGLGCLNVFHAGDGNMHPLILFNGADQDEWHRAEEFGTEILEACVELGGTITGEHGVGIEKINSMCVQFGEGERESFWGVKSAFDPEKLLNPDKAIPTLNRCAEYGRMRISGGQLPHPELERF